Proteins from one Mucilaginibacter jinjuensis genomic window:
- a CDS encoding DNA cytosine methyltransferase, with product MTDSKIGIFSFFAGAGFLDLGFETTGKYDVLFVNEYHKAFMDIYKGARANLDITGPKYGHEVKDITEYLKPEELKVFKDRITQERKQEKLIGFIGGPPCPDFSVGGKNRGHEGENGKLSGTYVELICTAKPDFFLFENVKGLYRTVKHREFFESMKNKLKDAGYYLTEQLINSVEFGAPQDRQRIILIGFHKNILRGTGTDKSKDHLLTGFDWEANKTYSTENIAAAAWPATEPFREEGEREAPEKIIRELTVQHWFDRNDVTNHPNGKHHFTPRNGLTKFLSISEGDDLKKSYKRLHRWRYSPTAAYGNNEVHLHPYKPRRISVAEALAIQSLPKEFVIPQHISLTDMFKTIGNGVPYLAAKGLALNISDFLGKIMAEKNIKSYATADSE from the coding sequence ATGACAGACAGTAAGATTGGTATATTTTCTTTTTTCGCAGGGGCGGGTTTTTTGGATTTGGGTTTTGAAACAACCGGAAAATACGATGTGCTTTTTGTAAACGAGTATCACAAAGCTTTTATGGACATCTACAAGGGGGCACGTGCCAATCTTGACATCACCGGACCGAAATACGGCCATGAGGTGAAAGATATAACAGAATACCTGAAACCGGAAGAGCTGAAGGTTTTTAAGGACCGTATAACACAAGAGCGTAAGCAGGAAAAGCTTATCGGGTTTATCGGCGGTCCCCCGTGTCCTGATTTTTCGGTAGGTGGCAAAAACAGAGGCCACGAGGGCGAAAACGGAAAACTTTCAGGAACCTATGTTGAACTCATTTGTACAGCGAAGCCCGATTTTTTTCTTTTTGAGAATGTCAAGGGATTATACCGCACTGTGAAGCACCGGGAGTTTTTCGAATCCATGAAAAACAAACTAAAAGATGCCGGTTATTACCTCACCGAACAACTGATCAATTCCGTAGAATTCGGTGCTCCCCAGGACAGGCAGCGCATTATCCTGATCGGTTTTCATAAAAACATCCTCAGAGGGACCGGTACCGATAAAAGCAAAGACCATCTGCTGACTGGTTTTGACTGGGAAGCTAATAAGACTTACAGTACGGAAAACATAGCTGCGGCCGCCTGGCCGGCAACAGAGCCGTTCAGAGAAGAAGGAGAAAGGGAAGCACCTGAAAAAATAATCCGTGAGCTTACTGTCCAGCACTGGTTTGACCGTAACGACGTAACGAACCACCCCAATGGCAAACATCATTTTACGCCGAGAAACGGCCTTACGAAATTCCTGTCCATCAGCGAAGGTGATGACCTGAAAAAATCCTATAAAAGATTACACCGTTGGCGCTACTCCCCTACTGCGGCATATGGAAATAATGAAGTACATCTTCATCCGTATAAACCCAGAAGAATTTCTGTGGCAGAAGCGCTCGCCATCCAGTCCCTGCCGAAAGAATTTGTGATTCCGCAGCATATATCATTAACAGATATGTTTAAGACCATCGGGAACGGGGTTCCGTACCTGGCCGCCAAAGGACTTGCGCTTAATATCAGTGATTTCCTGGGTAAAATCATGGCTGAAAAAAATATAAAATCATATGCCACAGCTGACAGCGAGTAA
- a CDS encoding DUF262 domain-containing protein, whose amino-acid sequence MPSLLISIGLTKDIIALPNLTIPSYQRPYTWKIKNALQLLDDVRTASTKSLDNYRIGTIIFHKDTNENLNIVDGQQRLTTMSLIFYALKDLTPTLLMGEYSHDDSKANLIANYTAIVQWLYSMDDNAQQALKAYLLYHCEFVTIQLDDLSEAFQFFDSQNSRGKSLEPADLLKAFHLREMSDNTESEKIACVKTWEDAIDQGNLNYVIGTYLFRIRKWAQGDNAYTFTKNDIEEFKGVNFDRFPKYPYLRAYLMNDAVTAQFEKDLVWNKLGNHMGFPFQMTQMIINGKRFFEMIEHYVKIHQELFDKKTSTAFSNFYKKHTCYPHSNRSGDLYVRNLFKAITMFYYDRFGSEGFEQTYPYLYMWAYKLRLDKFSVRYSSIDAHIQADGNNLFKMLNSTYDHRAVLNIRTKLSLTGNTPERPIAEIIEVFKTYQLN is encoded by the coding sequence ATGCCTTCTCTGCTTATTTCAATTGGATTAACTAAGGATATCATCGCCTTACCAAACTTAACTATTCCCTCTTATCAACGTCCTTATACCTGGAAAATCAAAAATGCCCTGCAATTACTGGATGACGTCAGGACTGCCTCGACAAAAAGCTTGGATAATTACCGTATCGGTACGATTATTTTCCACAAGGACACGAACGAAAATTTAAACATTGTCGATGGCCAACAAAGGCTGACAACGATGAGCCTTATCTTTTATGCATTGAAAGATTTGACCCCGACTCTACTAATGGGTGAATACAGTCACGATGACTCGAAGGCTAATCTGATTGCTAACTATACTGCAATCGTGCAGTGGCTTTATAGCATGGACGACAATGCACAGCAGGCTCTGAAAGCCTATTTGTTATATCACTGCGAGTTTGTCACGATTCAGCTCGACGATCTCTCTGAAGCTTTTCAATTTTTTGATTCTCAAAATTCCAGGGGCAAATCCCTTGAACCGGCTGACTTGCTGAAGGCTTTTCATTTAAGAGAAATGAGCGATAATACCGAATCCGAAAAGATCGCTTGTGTTAAAACCTGGGAAGACGCAATCGACCAAGGAAATTTAAATTATGTGATTGGCACTTACTTGTTTCGCATACGAAAATGGGCACAGGGAGACAATGCCTATACCTTCACCAAGAATGATATCGAAGAATTTAAGGGCGTCAATTTTGATCGTTTTCCTAAGTACCCTTACCTCAGGGCCTACTTGATGAACGACGCCGTTACTGCACAATTTGAGAAAGATTTAGTGTGGAATAAATTGGGAAATCATATGGGCTTTCCCTTTCAAATGACTCAAATGATCATTAATGGCAAACGTTTTTTCGAAATGATCGAACATTATGTAAAAATACATCAGGAACTTTTCGACAAAAAAACCTCAACGGCTTTTAGTAATTTTTACAAAAAGCACACTTGTTACCCGCATTCTAACCGTAGCGGTGATCTTTATGTAAGAAATTTATTTAAAGCCATAACCATGTTTTATTATGACAGATTCGGATCGGAAGGTTTTGAGCAGACTTATCCATACTTGTATATGTGGGCCTACAAACTTAGACTAGACAAATTTAGTGTACGGTATTCCTCTATTGATGCGCACATTCAGGCCGATGGAAACAACCTGTTTAAGATGCTCAACTCTACATACGACCACAGAGCAGTGCTTAACATCCGGACGAAACTCAGCCTAACTGGCAATACGCCGGAAAGGCCTATCGCAGAAATTATAGAGGTTTTTAAAACATATCAGCTGAACTAA
- a CDS encoding very short patch repair endonuclease, with protein MADVHSKEIRSYNMSRIRSTGTKIELLLGKELWSRGVRYRKNDKTIKGKPDFAFKALKLAIFCDSEFWHGKDLDGLKSRIGTNNEFWVNKISANIERDQKVNIALTGAGWTVLRYWEKDIKKNASLAADDIIENIKRIKQMQTEQKLLRQQQQVP; from the coding sequence ATGGCTGATGTGCATTCCAAAGAAATCAGAAGTTATAACATGTCCCGTATACGTAGTACCGGGACCAAAATTGAGCTTTTACTGGGTAAAGAACTTTGGTCGAGAGGCGTACGTTACCGTAAAAATGATAAGACAATAAAAGGCAAACCTGATTTTGCTTTCAAAGCACTTAAGCTCGCCATTTTTTGTGACAGTGAATTTTGGCACGGAAAAGACTTAGACGGATTAAAAAGCCGGATCGGAACCAATAATGAATTTTGGGTTAATAAGATTAGCGCCAATATTGAAAGAGATCAGAAAGTCAACATTGCATTAACCGGAGCCGGGTGGACTGTTTTACGTTATTGGGAAAAAGACATCAAAAAAAACGCCAGCCTGGCGGCCGACGATATAATTGAAAATATTAAACGTATTAAACAAATGCAGACTGAACAAAAATTGCTCAGGCAGCAACAACAGGTTCCATAA
- a CDS encoding PD-(D/E)XK nuclease family protein — MRIITVSPLTKQVPERFSPSGANWILKCHLRGLFKNTNNKGYDLKNNYAAALGNVIHKILDINSSNRINTEEEFNIIWQLTEQEEQNGGLKYLVKNYARYKYAGKRLILKEPDGVFHERSNFLWQFLSERWLASSDGFLRGRPDTLVLKNGLPYEIKDYKTGQVFREDIPEMSADSGADFYDFIKDEYRNQLLLYAYLVRENYGFFPTKLTVVTPDGTEISGPCIPDEVTGLVSRIRVMQQNLTKLREGELASPSALNCRYCNYKPDCPFRIITEPGPYGDIAGTAVDINAHTFGNFTITLNSGQKIFMPQPCADMDSVLKLKGKPLFINNVKQSASHPDGYSFTKFSIIYNVQQ; from the coding sequence ATGAGGATAATTACTGTAAGTCCCTTAACGAAACAGGTGCCGGAACGGTTTTCTCCTTCAGGCGCTAATTGGATACTTAAATGTCATCTCCGCGGATTATTCAAGAATACCAATAACAAAGGGTACGATTTGAAGAATAATTATGCAGCTGCTCTCGGCAATGTGATTCATAAAATTCTTGATATAAATAGTAGCAACAGAATTAATACTGAAGAAGAATTCAATATTATATGGCAGCTGACGGAACAGGAAGAACAAAACGGCGGATTGAAATATCTCGTTAAAAATTACGCCCGTTATAAATATGCCGGAAAACGCTTAATTTTAAAAGAACCTGATGGTGTTTTTCATGAACGGTCAAATTTTTTGTGGCAATTTTTGTCTGAACGGTGGCTTGCATCATCTGACGGTTTTTTAAGGGGCCGTCCCGATACGCTCGTTCTGAAAAACGGGTTGCCTTATGAGATCAAAGATTATAAAACCGGACAAGTGTTCCGGGAAGATATACCTGAAATGAGTGCAGATTCCGGTGCGGACTTTTATGATTTTATAAAAGACGAATACCGCAACCAACTTTTGTTATATGCATATCTCGTGCGGGAAAATTATGGTTTTTTCCCCACTAAGCTGACGGTTGTCACACCTGACGGGACTGAAATCAGCGGCCCGTGTATACCGGATGAGGTTACGGGGCTCGTCAGCCGAATCCGGGTCATGCAACAGAATCTGACAAAGCTGCGCGAAGGAGAATTGGCATCTCCGTCTGCTCTGAATTGCAGATATTGTAATTATAAGCCTGATTGTCCCTTCCGTATAATCACTGAACCCGGGCCGTATGGTGATATTGCAGGAACTGCTGTTGATATCAACGCGCATACTTTCGGAAATTTTACGATTACACTTAACAGCGGGCAAAAAATTTTTATGCCGCAGCCCTGTGCAGATATGGATAGTGTGTTAAAGTTAAAAGGCAAACCGTTGTTTATTAACAATGTGAAACAGTCCGCGAGTCATCCGGACGGGTACAGTTTTACGAAATTTTCAATTATATATAACGTTCAGCAATAG
- a CDS encoding DUF262 domain-containing HNH endonuclease family protein: protein MPLQSNAPKTLSICNLLGKDQYLIPLYQRNYAWSKIEIEQLLTDIWNKFQVDEKSNYYIGTLVVHEVKERFEVIDGQQRHTTLTLINAVIHGKYQTGETKRAPNIYFEARQASQRFLTALFSDYESALHVNHDQKGIRNLSQAVKDISSFLSSGLIPFNRLEEYFQYFYHHVQIVRVSVPPGTDINHYFETMNNRGEQLEPHEVLKANFLEQLTDQSHDVRSAYAGLWDACSQMDKFIQMGVRADKRATIFGTDFQTIPAHVIARNLTSGNVIDSSQNSDNRLLNILSSPGKAAGQAPMVAYESKFRSIIDFPNFLLQVLQLYFPDEKVSLDDKNLLLEFGCTINSPRKMPDAIDFLNLLFYYRTCFDRYVIKREEGSEDWNWKLLRLNSTENGYLNTFSQQDQLIKIQSMFHVSQPGPGYKTWLQTLLKFFRSEAVINETNLLAFLRELSERRLNGLQTQLDQGTNTPIYLFNCLDYRLWEIYYLSEIKKNTVDCRPEVLTQIKSNEEAFKNFRFTQNNSVEHVAPQQPMNNEPRVEGLNNFGNLCLISRSTNSRLNNLGFNGKKDHFKSPNRSGVESLKQAIIFSYPNWTDEEIADHGELMTYLLYPRRESLS, encoded by the coding sequence ATGCCCCTGCAATCCAACGCCCCAAAGACCCTCAGCATCTGCAATTTACTTGGAAAAGATCAGTACCTGATCCCGCTATACCAAAGAAACTATGCATGGTCAAAAATCGAGATCGAACAACTTCTCACGGACATTTGGAATAAATTTCAAGTCGATGAAAAAAGTAACTATTATATTGGAACGCTGGTTGTTCACGAGGTAAAAGAAAGGTTTGAAGTGATTGATGGGCAGCAACGGCACACCACGCTTACGCTGATCAATGCGGTCATCCATGGCAAATATCAAACAGGTGAAACGAAAAGAGCCCCCAATATTTATTTCGAGGCAAGACAGGCTTCTCAACGTTTCTTAACAGCTCTGTTCAGCGATTATGAGTCAGCCTTACACGTGAATCACGATCAGAAAGGAATCCGCAACCTCTCGCAGGCAGTTAAAGATATCAGCTCATTTTTGAGTTCAGGATTAATCCCGTTTAACAGACTGGAAGAGTATTTTCAATATTTCTACCACCACGTTCAAATTGTTCGGGTTTCGGTACCGCCTGGAACCGACATCAATCACTATTTTGAGACTATGAATAACCGGGGAGAACAGCTGGAACCCCACGAAGTCTTAAAAGCCAATTTCCTGGAGCAGTTAACAGATCAGTCACATGACGTACGCAGTGCCTACGCGGGCCTTTGGGATGCCTGTTCCCAAATGGACAAATTTATTCAAATGGGTGTAAGGGCGGATAAAAGGGCAACAATATTTGGTACTGATTTTCAAACTATTCCCGCTCATGTCATCGCAAGAAATCTGACTTCCGGAAACGTCATTGACAGTTCTCAAAATTCTGACAACAGACTTTTGAACATTTTGAGTAGTCCCGGGAAAGCAGCGGGTCAGGCCCCAATGGTAGCGTATGAATCCAAATTCAGATCAATCATCGACTTCCCTAACTTTTTACTTCAGGTACTACAGCTCTATTTTCCAGATGAGAAGGTCTCTTTGGATGATAAAAACCTCCTCCTGGAATTCGGATGTACTATTAACAGTCCAAGAAAAATGCCGGATGCCATTGACTTCTTGAATCTGCTTTTCTATTACAGGACCTGTTTTGACCGCTATGTCATCAAAAGAGAAGAAGGCAGTGAAGATTGGAATTGGAAATTGTTAAGGCTCAATAGCACAGAAAATGGCTATTTGAATACTTTTAGTCAACAGGATCAGCTCATTAAAATTCAATCCATGTTTCATGTGTCCCAACCAGGCCCTGGTTACAAAACATGGTTGCAAACGTTACTCAAGTTTTTCAGGTCTGAAGCTGTGATTAACGAAACCAACTTGTTAGCATTCCTAAGAGAACTTAGCGAAAGACGTCTTAACGGATTGCAAACACAGTTAGACCAGGGGACTAACACCCCTATCTATCTTTTTAATTGCCTGGATTACCGACTTTGGGAGATTTATTATTTGTCAGAGATCAAAAAAAACACGGTGGACTGCCGCCCTGAAGTTTTAACGCAGATCAAAAGTAATGAGGAAGCTTTTAAGAACTTCAGATTTACGCAGAATAACTCTGTAGAGCACGTAGCACCACAACAGCCCATGAACAACGAACCACGAGTAGAAGGCCTGAACAATTTTGGGAACCTTTGCCTCATTAGCCGGAGCACCAACTCCAGGTTAAACAACCTGGGGTTTAATGGCAAAAAGGACCACTTCAAAAGCCCTAATCGTTCTGGTGTGGAGAGCCTTAAACAAGCAATTATTTTCTCGTACCCAAACTGGACGGATGAAGAAATAGCCGACCATGGTGAATTGATGACCTATTTATTATACCCGCGCCGGGAATCGTTGTCTTAA